The following are from one region of the Actinoplanes sp. L3-i22 genome:
- a CDS encoding GGDEF domain-containing protein, whose amino-acid sequence MTTGRFAALVAIALVGYQFLPDSGWLMVGWQVGIGWAAVAAVLVGASRRPRRDRAPWWFLGVGVFSNATGILVAKITEVLGGRVALPSPADGFWLLLYPACAVALALLIRRRDEWRNWTALIDAATITIGFGLLAWVFVIEPAHRGTSMDRLAYATQVAYPIGDLLLLAMMTRLLRGGGSRGPGLWIIAAALISLLIGDSSWVVLDNLGGATVWLERLPWLGHVLESIFLVAFSLFGMAALDPGAARMTQAAEQRVARLGPGLLALLTGASLIAPGLLAAQVHRGNVTNGWSIVLCSTVLFLLVVGRMAGLVREVERQARQVRALARSDELTGLPNRRAWNDELPRALERARRDHEPVAVAIVDLDHFKRFNDSFGHPAGDRLLKAASAAWHGTLRKVDLIARYGGEEFVVLLPGADAAHGYAALTRMLAATPQDQTFSAGLAVWDGEETSDELLQRADEALYSAKARGRNRIEMPAVV is encoded by the coding sequence GTGACAACGGGACGCTTCGCCGCGCTGGTGGCCATCGCGCTGGTGGGGTACCAGTTCCTGCCGGACTCCGGCTGGCTGATGGTCGGCTGGCAGGTCGGGATCGGCTGGGCGGCCGTGGCGGCGGTACTGGTCGGCGCGAGCCGCCGGCCTCGCCGGGACCGCGCGCCCTGGTGGTTCCTCGGCGTCGGGGTGTTCAGCAACGCCACCGGCATCCTGGTCGCCAAGATCACCGAGGTGCTGGGCGGCCGGGTCGCGCTGCCGAGCCCGGCCGACGGGTTCTGGCTGCTGCTCTACCCGGCCTGCGCGGTCGCCCTCGCCCTGCTGATCCGGCGCCGGGACGAGTGGCGGAACTGGACGGCGCTGATCGACGCGGCCACGATCACCATCGGGTTCGGGCTGCTGGCCTGGGTCTTCGTGATCGAGCCGGCGCATCGCGGCACCAGCATGGACCGGCTGGCGTACGCCACACAGGTGGCCTATCCGATTGGCGACCTGCTCCTGCTCGCCATGATGACCCGGCTGCTGCGCGGCGGCGGAAGCCGGGGACCGGGGCTCTGGATCATCGCCGCCGCCCTGATCAGCCTGCTGATCGGCGACAGCTCCTGGGTGGTGCTGGACAACCTGGGTGGCGCCACGGTGTGGCTGGAGCGGCTGCCGTGGCTCGGTCACGTCCTGGAGTCGATCTTCCTGGTGGCGTTCTCGTTGTTCGGGATGGCCGCGCTGGACCCGGGCGCGGCCCGGATGACGCAGGCGGCCGAACAGCGGGTCGCCCGGCTCGGCCCCGGCCTGCTGGCGCTGCTGACCGGCGCCTCGCTGATCGCGCCCGGCCTGCTCGCCGCCCAGGTGCACCGCGGGAACGTGACCAACGGCTGGAGCATCGTGCTCTGCTCCACCGTCCTGTTCCTGCTGGTGGTGGGCCGGATGGCGGGCCTGGTCCGGGAGGTGGAGCGGCAGGCCCGGCAGGTCCGCGCGCTGGCCCGCTCGGACGAGCTGACCGGTCTGCCGAACCGGCGCGCCTGGAACGACGAGCTGCCCCGCGCCCTGGAACGGGCCCGCCGCGACCACGAGCCGGTCGCGGTCGCGATCGTCGACCTGGACCACTTCAAGCGCTTCAACGACAGCTTCGGGCACCCGGCCGGCGACCGGTTGCTGAAGGCGGCGAGCGCGGCCTGGCACGGGACGCTGCGGAAGGTGGACCTGATCGCCCGCTACGGCGGCGAGGAGTTCGTGGTGCTGCTGCCGGGTGCGGACGCGGCGCACGGCTACGCGGCGCTGACCCGGATGCTCGCGGCGACCCCGCAGGACCAGACGTTCTCGGCCGGCCTGGCCGTCTGGGACGGCGAGGAGACCTCGGACGAGCTGCTGCAGCGGGCCGACGAGGCGCTCTACTCGGCGAAGGCGCGCGGCCGCAACCGCATCGAGATGCCGGCTGTCGTCTAG